Proteins encoded by one window of Nocardia goodfellowii:
- a CDS encoding DUF742 domain-containing protein, whose translation MDIEDHRVGSAEPSLVRPYSLTGGRTRPAVELALEALVASHPVALERQFELTNIETSIVELCRESPSVAEVSARLGIPIGVARVLVADLIEAGHVRVSATLKDDSSDDERRELIERVLSGLRRI comes from the coding sequence ATGGACATAGAAGATCACCGCGTGGGGAGCGCCGAGCCGAGCCTCGTACGCCCGTACTCGCTGACCGGCGGACGGACCAGGCCGGCTGTGGAGTTGGCGTTGGAGGCTCTCGTCGCATCGCATCCGGTCGCCCTGGAGCGGCAGTTCGAACTGACCAACATCGAGACGTCAATCGTGGAGTTGTGCAGAGAATCGCCGTCCGTCGCCGAAGTCTCGGCGCGCCTTGGCATTCCGATCGGTGTCGCCCGAGTGTTGGTGGCCGACCTGATCGAAGCCGGGCATGTCCGAGTTTCGGCGACTTTGAAAGACGATTCCAGCGACGATGAACGTCGCGAGCTGATCGAAAGGGTTCTCAGTGGACTCCGGCGTATATGA